DNA sequence from the Bacillota bacterium genome:
GGTGTGTTTCCTTCGATGGACAAAGGACCGTAACTACGGTGATAGAGCACCCCGACCAAAGCGAGAAGAGCGCCGGATACGATGAGGATTACCTCTACGGAGACTATATCGGCCAATGGGCCAAAGACGAGGATGGCAAGGGGCATAGCACCGGCGGCAATGATCTGGATGATGGAGAAGACCCGGCCCATCATGGACGGGGATGTGATCTCCTGAATGAGCACCGTTTGGGTAGTGGCCATTACGGGCATGAAGAAGCCTGCTGCGCCCATGATGAATAGATAGACCGAGAAACTGGTGGCTAGTCCCAGGAAACCAAAGGTGACTCCAAAGATGACCAGGCACATGGCAATGGTGCGGATTTTGTCTTGGAATCCGCCGTGCCAGGAAACGAATAACCCGCCGATCAGAGAGCCGATAGTCCAAGATATCTCATTGGCTGTCAATTTCCATACTTCGCCGCCGAAACTGCGTTCAATCAAAAGTGGGGTCAGCACCGCGGCGGGGGTAATGAGAAAGAAGGAACATGCATAGCAGATCAAAAGCCCGCTTAGTAACCGATGACTTAGGGTGTAAGTGATACCTTCCTTCAATTCCGCCAGCACTGAACCGAGGGATTCGTCTCGGGTGACTCTGTCTACTTTGATGAAAGCCATGACTAGGATAGCCAACGTGGCAGTTATCACATCGATGAAAAAGGCCCAGACCAGTCCGAAGGATCCCAGGACTACACCGCCAACGGCGGGGGAGACGAGCATCAACAGGGAGCTGAGGGTTTGGTTGATTCCCTGGACCCGTGTTAAGGACTCGGTGGGTACCAGTTGTGGGAAGAGGGCGTTCACCGCCGGTGTCTGGATGCCGGCACCCAGGGAACGCACCACCGATGCGACCAGTAACAGTTCTAGCCGGCCAAGACCGGCCCAGAAGGCAGCAACCAGTCCTAAAGTGGCCAGGGCAATGAAACCGTCGGAGAACATGATCAAATGCTTCCGGTTGTACCGATCAGCCCACACTCCGCCCCACAGGGAGATAACCACTTGGGGCACCGTGGAACAGATTGTAGATAGCATCAGCCACAAACCAGATGAAGTCTCGAGGGTAATATACCAGATGATAGCAAAGGCCACCACCGATGAACCGAAGAGAGATATATTCTGGCTCAGGAGAAAAGAGATAACTTCTTTGTTGAAGGCGGACGGTCGTTTTCCCCGGGTGGTTTTCATCGGTCTAGTCATTCCTTTAGAGGCTACGAAACAAGGTCGGTGGTTACTACAGACTTTACGAGTATAGCAAATGCCTCCAGGTTCTTTCAATACTGACTTTCTTAGGATGACACCGAAAGGATTTATGCAAAGGGAAAGCCTAGGGTCTTTCGTTTCCGGCTCAAGACCGGTAGGAAGGAGACTCCTTAGGAAAACCCTAGGCCTAGGTCATACCTGTTCTTATTGTCTCCATCCTCCGGCAGGATTATACATATTTGGAACCGGGATATGAGGAATTGGCAGGACTTGGCCCTCAAACTGCAATGCACAGAGGTAGCAAGGGGAGAAAGCACTACT
Encoded proteins:
- a CDS encoding MFS transporter, whose product is MKTTRGKRPSAFNKEVISFLLSQNISLFGSSVVAFAIIWYITLETSSGLWLMLSTICSTVPQVVISLWGGVWADRYNRKHLIMFSDGFIALATLGLVAAFWAGLGRLELLLVASVVRSLGAGIQTPAVNALFPQLVPTESLTRVQGINQTLSSLLMLVSPAVGGVVLGSFGLVWAFFIDVITATLAILVMAFIKVDRVTRDESLGSVLAELKEGITYTLSHRLLSGLLICYACSFFLITPAAVLTPLLIERSFGGEVWKLTANEISWTIGSLIGGLFVSWHGGFQDKIRTIAMCLVIFGVTFGFLGLATSFSVYLFIMGAAGFFMPVMATTQTVLIQEITSPSMMGRVFSIIQIIAAGAMPLAILVFGPLADIVSVEVILIVSGALLALVGVLYHRSYGPLSIEGNTP